The DNA region CTAGATATCCAAACTCTTAACGATCTCGCTCTTAAAAACGAATTTGACGCTACGGCGATTTCTTTTGCACTTTATCCGCTTATCGCTAAGGACTATGCACTTTTACGCACGGCTGTAAGTTTTGGTGAGGGCTATGGACCAAAGCTTATTAAGAAAAAAGATAAAATTTTAAAACGCAATTTTAAGGTCGCCCTAAGCGGTGCAAACACGACAAACGCCCTTATTTTCCGCATTAAATACCCAGAAGCAAGAATTATTTATAAAAATTTCTTAGAGATAGAAAAGGCTGTTTTAAATGATGAAGTTGATGCGGGGGTTTTAATCCACGAAAGCATTTTAGAATTTGATACAAATTTATGCGTGGAAGCTGAACTTTGGGATATATGGCTAGAACTTGTTAAAGAAAATTTGCCCCTACCACTTGGAGGTATGGCTTTAAGACGCTCTTTGCCTTTAAGCGATGCGATTAAGATAGAAAAAGATCTTACAAAAGCCGTATTTTTAGCACATCATAACCGCCGCATTTTAGCCCCTATGCTACTAGAAAGAGGTTTAATCCGCGTCGATGAAGCTAAACTTGAAACCTATCTTAATCTTTATGCAAATCATAATTCCATTTCGATGAGTGAAATTCAATTTCAAGCCCTAGATATGCTCTTTAAACTGGGCTATGATTATAAATTTTATGATAAAATTCTAAAAGCAAACGATTATCTTATCCCTAGCGAATATGAACAAGCTAGGAATTTATAAAGGAAAAGTATGGAAGAAAGCACTCTCGTGGCACTTGGCGTAGCGACTTTTAAGGTTACTCTTTTACTTTCTTTACCTATGCTTTTAGCGGGGCTTATCGCGGGGCTTATCATTAGCATCTTTCAAGCGACCACGCAAATTAATGAAATGACGCTTTCTTTCGTGCCTAAAATCATCTTAGTCGTCGTTGTAATCATCTTTTTAATGCCGTGGATGACCTCAACGATGATTGATTTTACCGCAAATATACTCAATCAAATTCCAACTTTTATCAAATGATTATAGATTTTAAAAAATACTCCTCCGTGCGTATAGGACAAGCTTTTGAAGTCGAAGTTTTAGATAATGTGCGTGAATTTGACGGCTTTATAATAGGAGGAGCTAATAATATTTTAATAAGCCCAGAGCCTAAAAAAATGGGCATTTTAGGAGAGGAATTTAATTTTATCAAAATTCTCGATAAAAACGCAGATTTTATCACGCTTCAAATAGGCTGTGCAACTAAATCAAGCACCATATATCAATTTGCCAAAAAGCATAATTTAAAAGGCTTTGAATTCCTTACTAAAATCCCGGGCAAACTTGGCGGACTTTTAAAAATGAATGCGGGACTTAAAGATTGTAATATTAGCACAAATTTAAGCAAAATTATGACAGCAAAAGGGGAAATAAAACGCGATGAAATAAACTTTTCCTACCGCTTTAATCCCCTTAAAATGCCCTTTTTTTGGGCGGAATTTAAGCTTGAATTTGGCTTTGATTACGAAAAAGATAAGACTTTAAAACTCGCCAGGTCTAATCAGCCAAGCGGTGCTAGTTTTGGCTCTATCTTTAAAAATCCTAAAGATGATTATGCGGGGCGTTTAATTGAAGCAGTGGGACTTAAAGGCTTTAGAAAAAATGACGCAAAATTAAGCGAAAAGCACGCAAATTTTCTCATCAATCAAAAAAACGCCAGCTTTGAAGACGCACTTTTTCTTATCGAGTTTGCAAGAAAAAGAGTCTTTGAGGAATTTGGAATTTTGCTTGAAAATGAAGTCATAATCCTTTAAAAAAATTTGCTACAATACGCGCAAAAAGGAGAAATTATGCAAATTATGCTTTGTGCTATTTGTAATATCGCGAGTGGAAATTGCTCTGAAGACTGCAAATACTGCACCCAAAGTGCCTTTGTCAAAACAAAAATTCAAAAATATCGCCGCAAAGAAATCGCTCAAATCGTTTATGAAGCTAAAATGGCTAAGAAAAACGAAGCCTTAGGATTTTGTCTTGTTACTGCTGGGCTAGGGCTTGATGATGAAAAATTAGAATATGTTTGCGAAGCAGCTCACGCCGTAAAAAAAGAAGAGCCAAATTTACTTCTAATCGCCTGTAATGGCAAGGCTAGTGTGGAACAGTTAAAAGAGCTTAAAAAAGCTGGAATTTTTTCTTACAATCACAATCTTGAAAGCTCACGCGAATTTTTCCCACAAATTTGCACAACACACACTTGGGAGAGTCGTTTTGAGACAAATTTAAATGCCAAAGAAGCTGGGCTTATGCTTTGCTGTGGGGGAATTTATGGTATGGGTGAGAGTGAGGCAGATAGAATAAGCTTTAGAAAGTCCTTAAAGGAGCTTGAGCCTTTTTCAAGCCCGATTAATTTTTTCATCGCTAATGAAAATTTGAATTTGAAAGTGCCAAAATTAAGTGCTGATGAAGCTTTGCAAATCATCAAAGATAGTAAAAAGGATCTACCAAATTCCGTTTTAATGGTCGCTGGAGGGCGTGAAGTGGTGCTTAAAGATAGGCAATATGAAATTTTTGAAGCAGGAGCCGGGGCTATTGTGGTGGGAGATTATCTTACAACCAAAGGAGAAGAGCCAAGTAAAGATATTTTAAAGCTTAGAGAAATGGGATTTAGCTTTGCATCCGAGTGTCATTGACCCGCAAAATCTTATCGATCTTAAAATTCTTATTATTATCGCTATTTGTTTGCTTTTATCGCCACATATAGCAAAAATTCTACGCCTTAGCCTTTCAGCGACTGAAATTATGCTCGGGGCTTTGGTGGCGTATTTTGGATTTGCCTTAGAGAGTGAAAATTTTAAGCTTTTAGCAAATATAGGCTTTGCTTATCTTATGTTTATCGCTGGTATGGAAGTGAATTTACATCATTTATTTAGTATGGATAAAAAACTAGCACAAAAAAGCCTTATTTATATTCTTTTACTTTATACACTTTCTTCTTTGCTGGTGTGGATTTTTGGGCTGCATTATATTTTTATTTTAATTATCCCTGTGATGAGTGTGGGACTTTTATCCATACTTTATAAAGATTTTGGCAAGGAGTGCTACTGGCTTAATGTCTCTATGCTAGTGGCAACTTTAGCTGAGGTTGTATCCATAGTGCTTTTGACCTTAGTGGGTGCTTTTTTAAACGAAGGCACAAGTGCGCTTGATGTCGCTAAAAGCATCTTATATCTTAATCTTTTCCTAGCTCTTTGCATTGTGAGTTTCAAATTTCTTAAGGTGCTTTTTTGGTGGTATCCGCAGCTTCAAACTCTCTTAATGCCTTGGGAGGATAAAAACGAAAAAGATATAAGATTTTGTGTGGCGATTTTTATCTTTATCGTGGTGGCTATGATGATTACCAGACTAGAAATTGTGTTAGGAGCTTTTATCGCCGGTTCTTTCATTGCGACTTTTTTTAATCACAAAAAAGACTTAGAGCATAAACTCTCAAGCTTTGGTTATGGTTTTTTAATCCCCATTTTTTTTCTTTACATCGGCACAACCTTCAATCTTTCTTTACTTTTAAATTATGAAATCGTTTTGCAAGCATTTTTATTAATGTTTTCAATGATTATTTTAAGGGTGGTAAGTGCTCTTACTTTTTATAAAAAAATGGGTTTTAAAAATATGCTTCTTTTTGCTCTAAGCCACTCTATGCCACTAACCTTACTCATCGCTACGGCTACGCTTTCTTATTCGGCTAAACTCATCACGGCAAATCTTTATTCAGCTTTGATTTTAACAGCATTTTTAGAGGCTGTTTTGGTGATGAGTATGATTAAAATTCTTGCAAATTCTTGCAAATAGCCTTAAAAATATGTTACTTTCTTACTCACATAAAAATAAATATTTTGTAAATTATTTTTTAAAAAGCTCTAAATTTTGCTTATTTGTTACAATAATAAATAAACTAAAATGAAAGGATAATTAATGTCAAACACCATAACTCTAATAGATAATAGAAATGGCAAAAGCTGTGAATTTCCTATTTACAATGCGACTTTAGGACCTAGCGTTGTCGATATGTCAAGCTTTTATAAGCAAACAGGTATGTTTTGCTACGATGAAGGCTTGACCTCTACTGCTACCTGCAAATCGCAAATCACCTACATTGACGGCGAAAAGGGCATTTTGAAACATCGCGGTTATCCTATTGAGTGGCTTGCGGAAAATAAAGTTTTTTTAGATGTGGTTCATCTTTTGCTCTATAAAGAATTACCCGATGAGGGTAGGTTGGAGTCGTTCCGCTACGAACTTAAAAAACGCTCTTTTATCCACGAGGGGATGCATAAACTCTTTGACGCTTTCCCAGATAATGCCCATCCTATGGCGGTTTTACAAGGGGCAGTTTCTTCACTTTCAGCCTTTTATCCTGATCATTTAAATATGAATGTTAAAGAAGAATATATGGAAATGGCAGCACGCATTGTTGCTAAGATTCCTACCATAGTCGCCACTGCTTATCGTTACAAAAATGGCTTTCCTATGGCTTATCCCAATTTAGATAGGGGCTTTACCGAAAATTTCTTATATATGCTTCGCACCTATCCTTACGACCATGTGAAATTAAGACCGATTGAAATTAAAGCTTTAGATACAGTGTTTATGCTTCACGCAGATCACGAGCAAAATGCCTCAACATCGACAGTTCGTGCAGTTGGCTCAACGCACGCTCACCCTTATGCTTGTATTAGTGCGGGCATTGGTGCGCTTTGGGGACACGCACACGGCGGAGCCAATGAGGGCGTCATTCGTATGCTTGAAATGATAGGCACACCTGATAGGGTTGATGAATTTATCAAAAAAGCTAAGGATAAAAATGATCCTTTTAGACTTATGGGTTTTGGACATAGGGTTTATAAGAATTTTGACCCGCGCGCTAAGGTGCTTAAAAAGCTTAGAGACCAGCTTATTGACGAGCTTGACATTGATACTAATCTCATTAAAGTCGCCACTAAAATCGAAGAAATCGCTCTACAAGATGATTATTTCGTGCAAAGAAATCTTTATCCCAATGTTGATTTTCACAGCGGCTTGATCTTAAAGGCGTTAGGGATTCCAAATGAAATGTTTGCCACACTTTTTGTTATCGGTAGAACGCCCGGATGGATCGCACAATGGATCGAGCAAAAAGAACAAGAAAGCCTCAAAATAGTCCGCCCAAGACAACTTTATCTAGGTGAAGTAGAAAAATGAATTTAGACTCTTATTTAAATTTGGCTCTAGACGCTGCAGAAAAAGCATCTAAAGCTATACTAAAAGAAAAAGAAAATCTTAAAATTCTATCCAAAGAAGACGGCACGGCTCTTACTTCAGCCGACCTTGCCTCCAATGAAATTTTAAGCGAAGCTCTTGCAAAAACGGATTTAAAAATTCTTTCTGAAGAAAAAATCTTAAGTTATGAAGAAAGGCGAGAATTAGAGTATTTTTGGCTCATCGACCCTCTTGATGGCACAAAAGGCTTTATAAAAGGACAAGATGAATACTGCATTATGATAAGCTTAATTCATCAAAAACGCCCTATTTTAGCCCTTATCAAAAGTCCTGAAAAAAATGAAGTTTTTTACGCACACAAAGAAAGTAAAGTTTATAAAAATGCAAGTCTTCTTCAAAACGATGAAACTTTTTTTAAAAAAAATCAATATACCGCACTTTTAAGCATTAATCATCTTTGTAAAGAAGATGAAGAATTTGCTAAAAAATATCAATTAAAAGCCTTAAATATAAGCTCTGGGCTTAAATTTACCGCTCTTTTAGAAGGAAGGGCTGGAATTTATAGACGCAAAGAAAAACTAAACATCTGGGACATAGCTGCTGGAGATTTTTTACTTAATCAAAATGGTGGCTTTATGGGAAAATTTGATAAAACTTTACTTTCTTACAATGAAAAAGATTTAAGGGCGGATTATTTCATCGCGGTATCAAATAAGGCTTTTTTGCAAGATTTTGGCGATTAATTCGCTATAATTTTGCAAAAATCTCAAAGGAAAGCTATGCGTTTATTTTTAATTCTTTTTATTTTTGCTAATCTTTTGCAAGCAGAATTTTCACAAAAACAAATTATCAAAATGGAAAAAGAAGAAAGCTTTGAGCTAATCGACCTCAATCAAGACACTACAAAACAGCACATTGATGAACAAAAAGCTGTTTTTGATAGCTCTACGCTAAAGCCTAAAAAAGAACTTCAGGTTAGCAGAGATAAAGTGCTTGATTATGGTATAGTTTTTAGTTTTAATGAAAAATTTCATTATTTTTTAAACAATCATAAGGTTAATGCTAGAGATTTTTCACGCACTTTTACGCAAAAAACTTTACGCAATTTAAAGCTTAATTTC from Campylobacter upsaliensis includes:
- a CDS encoding cation:proton antiporter gives rise to the protein MHPSVIDPQNLIDLKILIIIAICLLLSPHIAKILRLSLSATEIMLGALVAYFGFALESENFKLLANIGFAYLMFIAGMEVNLHHLFSMDKKLAQKSLIYILLLYTLSSLLVWIFGLHYIFILIIPVMSVGLLSILYKDFGKECYWLNVSMLVATLAEVVSIVLLTLVGAFLNEGTSALDVAKSILYLNLFLALCIVSFKFLKVLFWWYPQLQTLLMPWEDKNEKDIRFCVAIFIFIVVAMMITRLEIVLGAFIAGSFIATFFNHKKDLEHKLSSFGYGFLIPIFFLYIGTTFNLSLLLNYEIVLQAFLLMFSMIILRVVSALTFYKKMGFKNMLLFALSHSMPLTLLIATATLSYSAKLITANLYSALILTAFLEAVLVMSMIKILANSCK
- a CDS encoding biotin synthase, with protein sequence MQIMLCAICNIASGNCSEDCKYCTQSAFVKTKIQKYRRKEIAQIVYEAKMAKKNEALGFCLVTAGLGLDDEKLEYVCEAAHAVKKEEPNLLLIACNGKASVEQLKELKKAGIFSYNHNLESSREFFPQICTTHTWESRFETNLNAKEAGLMLCCGGIYGMGESEADRISFRKSLKELEPFSSPINFFIANENLNLKVPKLSADEALQIIKDSKKDLPNSVLMVAGGREVVLKDRQYEIFEAGAGAIVVGDYLTTKGEEPSKDILKLREMGFSFASECH
- a CDS encoding citrate synthase, translating into MSNTITLIDNRNGKSCEFPIYNATLGPSVVDMSSFYKQTGMFCYDEGLTSTATCKSQITYIDGEKGILKHRGYPIEWLAENKVFLDVVHLLLYKELPDEGRLESFRYELKKRSFIHEGMHKLFDAFPDNAHPMAVLQGAVSSLSAFYPDHLNMNVKEEYMEMAARIVAKIPTIVATAYRYKNGFPMAYPNLDRGFTENFLYMLRTYPYDHVKLRPIEIKALDTVFMLHADHEQNASTSTVRAVGSTHAHPYACISAGIGALWGHAHGGANEGVIRMLEMIGTPDRVDEFIKKAKDKNDPFRLMGFGHRVYKNFDPRAKVLKKLRDQLIDELDIDTNLIKVATKIEEIALQDDYFVQRNLYPNVDFHSGLILKALGIPNEMFATLFVIGRTPGWIAQWIEQKEQESLKIVRPRQLYLGEVEK
- the fliQ gene encoding flagellar biosynthesis protein FliQ, which translates into the protein MEESTLVALGVATFKVTLLLSLPMLLAGLIAGLIISIFQATTQINEMTLSFVPKIILVVVVIIFLMPWMTSTMIDFTANILNQIPTFIK
- a CDS encoding UDP-N-acetylmuramate dehydrogenase encodes the protein MIIDFKKYSSVRIGQAFEVEVLDNVREFDGFIIGGANNILISPEPKKMGILGEEFNFIKILDKNADFITLQIGCATKSSTIYQFAKKHNLKGFEFLTKIPGKLGGLLKMNAGLKDCNISTNLSKIMTAKGEIKRDEINFSYRFNPLKMPFFWAEFKLEFGFDYEKDKTLKLARSNQPSGASFGSIFKNPKDDYAGRLIEAVGLKGFRKNDAKLSEKHANFLINQKNASFEDALFLIEFARKRVFEEFGILLENEVIIL
- a CDS encoding menaquinone biosynthesis family protein — protein: MKEIHIAHSPDADDIFMYMAIEFGWVKSFKYHHQALDIQTLNDLALKNEFDATAISFALYPLIAKDYALLRTAVSFGEGYGPKLIKKKDKILKRNFKVALSGANTTNALIFRIKYPEARIIYKNFLEIEKAVLNDEVDAGVLIHESILEFDTNLCVEAELWDIWLELVKENLPLPLGGMALRRSLPLSDAIKIEKDLTKAVFLAHHNRRILAPMLLERGLIRVDEAKLETYLNLYANHNSISMSEIQFQALDMLFKLGYDYKFYDKILKANDYLIPSEYEQARNL
- a CDS encoding 3'(2'),5'-bisphosphate nucleotidase CysQ family protein, which gives rise to MNLDSYLNLALDAAEKASKAILKEKENLKILSKEDGTALTSADLASNEILSEALAKTDLKILSEEKILSYEERRELEYFWLIDPLDGTKGFIKGQDEYCIMISLIHQKRPILALIKSPEKNEVFYAHKESKVYKNASLLQNDETFFKKNQYTALLSINHLCKEDEEFAKKYQLKALNISSGLKFTALLEGRAGIYRRKEKLNIWDIAAGDFLLNQNGGFMGKFDKTLLSYNEKDLRADYFIAVSNKAFLQDFGD